Proteins encoded by one window of Emticicia oligotrophica DSM 17448:
- the rsmI gene encoding 16S rRNA (cytidine(1402)-2'-O)-methyltransferase — translation MKIILVPTPIGNLEDITLRAINVLKSADLILAEDTRNTGFLLKHLDISKPLQSHHAFNEHQTLSKVIERIKKGEKIVLVSDAGTPAISDPGFLLVRECLRNQIEVECLPGPTAFVPALVNSGLPCDKFVFEGFLPVKKGRQTRLKALSVEDRTMIFYESPFRLLKTLEQFVEYFGADRQACVSREITKMYEENVRGTLTDVIASFANRTVKGEIVIVVAGKESK, via the coding sequence GTGAAAATAATATTAGTTCCTACTCCAATAGGCAATTTGGAAGATATTACCTTAAGGGCTATCAATGTACTAAAATCAGCAGATTTGATTTTAGCCGAAGATACCCGTAATACTGGGTTTCTGTTAAAACATTTGGACATCTCAAAACCTTTGCAGAGCCATCATGCTTTTAATGAGCACCAAACGCTTAGCAAAGTGATTGAAAGAATAAAAAAGGGAGAAAAAATTGTATTAGTTTCTGATGCAGGTACACCAGCTATTTCTGACCCGGGTTTTTTATTAGTAAGAGAATGTCTGAGAAACCAGATAGAGGTGGAGTGTCTGCCCGGGCCCACTGCCTTTGTGCCAGCTTTAGTAAATTCAGGTTTGCCTTGCGATAAATTCGTTTTTGAGGGGTTTTTGCCAGTAAAAAAAGGACGTCAGACACGGTTAAAAGCACTATCAGTGGAAGATAGAACCATGATTTTTTATGAGTCACCCTTTCGATTATTAAAGACCTTGGAGCAATTTGTAGAGTATTTTGGTGCTGACCGACAAGCTTGTGTTTCAAGAGAAATTACAAAAATGTATGAAGAAAATGTTAGGGGAACTTTAACAGATGTGATAGCTAGTTTTGCCAATCGTACTGTTAAAGGAGAAATCGTAATTGTAGTAGCAGGAAAAGAATCAAAGTAA
- a CDS encoding APC family permease yields MSNELKKQISLYSLTMIAIGSSIGSGIFRTPSEIAYYLPSEGLMLSVWIVGGLIALCGALTFAKIAEHFSQVGGFYVYLKETYGNLPAFLYGWSMLVVINTGSLAALSLVFTTYLKVFFNISENAELIIAILAITLLTLMNVVGVKLGSLFASIFTSAKLLGIISVVLIGFFWGTNTKIDYFNIEYPSNSNNLSLISALGLALIGVSFSYGGYQHATFIASEVKDASKIVPKALIIGILAVCFAYLTINFAYLKLIPINQMVNSNSVASDAISTIWSLGSKFISFLIVLSVLGTIGIYILTAPRIYFAMSDDKLFFKKFAEIHPKYHTPFWAIIFQSIWTIFLLIFWKTFSNLITYVVFVDTLFFLLAATTYFKLIKNKTFIGKMIASIFIAMCLFIVLNTLIEKPQQAFAGVMFLGIGSIVFQIFKNKSLNI; encoded by the coding sequence ATGTCAAATGAATTAAAAAAACAAATAAGTCTATATAGTCTGACAATGATTGCCATTGGCTCAAGTATAGGTTCTGGTATTTTTAGAACCCCATCTGAAATTGCCTACTATTTACCAAGTGAAGGTCTAATGTTATCAGTTTGGATTGTAGGTGGACTTATTGCATTATGTGGAGCATTGACTTTTGCAAAAATTGCAGAACATTTTTCACAAGTGGGTGGGTTTTACGTATATCTAAAGGAAACATATGGTAATTTACCCGCATTTTTGTATGGATGGTCGATGTTAGTAGTAATAAATACTGGCTCCTTAGCAGCATTGAGTTTAGTTTTTACTACTTATTTAAAAGTCTTTTTTAACATTTCTGAAAATGCTGAGCTAATAATTGCCATTTTAGCAATTACTTTACTAACATTAATGAATGTTGTAGGGGTTAAGTTAGGAAGTCTATTTGCTAGTATTTTCACGTCGGCAAAATTACTTGGAATTATTTCGGTAGTTTTAATAGGTTTTTTTTGGGGTACTAATACCAAAATTGATTATTTTAACATTGAATATCCAAGTAATTCGAATAATTTATCATTAATTTCAGCTTTAGGCTTAGCGTTAATTGGTGTAAGCTTCTCTTATGGTGGATATCAACATGCTACGTTTATCGCTTCTGAAGTTAAAGATGCAAGCAAAATCGTTCCCAAAGCACTTATTATAGGCATATTGGCAGTTTGTTTCGCGTATCTCACTATCAATTTTGCATATTTAAAGCTGATTCCCATCAACCAAATGGTCAATTCTAATAGTGTTGCATCGGATGCCATAAGTACAATTTGGAGTTTGGGTAGTAAGTTTATTTCTTTTTTAATTGTACTTTCTGTTTTAGGCACAATTGGTATATATATATTAACAGCTCCACGTATTTACTTCGCAATGTCTGATGATAAACTTTTTTTTAAAAAATTTGCAGAGATTCATCCTAAATATCATACTCCCTTTTGGGCAATTATTTTTCAATCAATTTGGACCATTTTTTTGCTGATTTTCTGGAAGACTTTTTCTAATCTAATTACTTATGTTGTATTTGTTGATACGCTTTTTTTCTTATTAGCGGCTACTACTTATTTTAAGTTAATTAAAAATAAAACTTTTATTGGTAAAATGATAGCTAGCATTTTTATTGCAATGTGTTTGTTTATTGTGTTGAATACTTTAATCGAAAAACCACAGCAAGCATTTGCTGGAGTAATGTTCTTAGGAATTGGGTCTATTGTTTTTCAAATTTTTAAGAATAAAAGCTTAAATATATAG
- a CDS encoding class I SAM-dependent methyltransferase, giving the protein MLINYEEYKMMYEAEGSLWWYKILHEKVLSAITERYKEDNKIKILDAGCGTGGLMDYLIRNGYTNIQGFDFSIDAVSFCKQRDLDVKHLDITKLDKVFNHDEFDVIVNNDVVYQFEDNEITKIFGDFSRIIKPTGIIITNNNAFNIFRGTHDIAVGGMQRFTIKSFRRILNVLPLRIYSFTYWSLFLSPIILLVRLIQQFQIKLNLINLNNIKSDVKVPSEIINNLFFQLVKFESYLFKKSFFGSSLFIIIGKKN; this is encoded by the coding sequence ATGCTAATTAATTACGAGGAATATAAGATGATGTACGAGGCAGAAGGAAGCCTCTGGTGGTATAAAATTCTACATGAAAAAGTACTTAGTGCTATAACTGAAAGATACAAAGAAGATAATAAAATAAAAATTTTAGATGCTGGATGCGGTACAGGAGGATTAATGGATTATTTAATTAGAAATGGTTATACAAATATTCAAGGTTTTGACTTCTCTATTGATGCAGTGTCATTCTGTAAGCAAAGAGATTTGGATGTTAAGCATTTGGATATCACTAAATTAGACAAAGTCTTTAATCATGATGAATTTGATGTAATTGTAAATAATGATGTCGTATATCAATTTGAAGATAATGAAATCACGAAGATTTTTGGTGATTTTAGTAGAATAATCAAACCCACTGGTATCATCATTACTAATAATAATGCCTTTAATATTTTTCGTGGTACTCACGATATAGCAGTGGGAGGAATGCAACGATTTACAATCAAAAGTTTTAGAAGAATATTAAATGTATTACCCTTAAGAATTTATAGTTTTACTTATTGGAGTTTATTCCTCTCACCAATAATCCTTTTGGTTCGTTTGATACAGCAATTCCAAATAAAACTAAATCTTATCAATTTGAATAATATTAAATCAGATGTGAAAGTACCTTCAGAAATCATCAATAATTTATTTTTTCAACTAGTAAAATTTGAATCTTATTTATTTAAAAAATCCTTTTTCGGGAGTTCATTATTTATAATTATTGGAAAAAAAAATTAA
- a CDS encoding DegT/DnrJ/EryC1/StrS family aminotransferase, translating to MKKETKLSTKGIKNIPFLDLKSINRPFEKEINNAVRQVTSSGWYILGEEAKKFENAFAKFCGAKHCIGVANGLDALVLLLKASNFPQDSEIIVPANTYIATILAITLAGHKPILVEPDPQTFLIDAHKIEEKISRNTKAILVVHLYGKCCEMDTILKVAQRYDLKVFEDAAQAHGAIYEGKRAGNLADGAGFSFYPTKNLGALGDAGAITTNDNLLAEKIRALRNYGSGKKYIFEFQGLNSRLDEIQASVLNVKLNRIEEDNFIRQKIANRYLSEINNDKVILPPADTCKLDAWHLFVVRVDNRDNFRKYLLENGIGTDIHYPIPPHKQLAYREWNNKTFTITEQIHEQVVSIPLNVVLSENEVTYIIDKINKY from the coding sequence TTGAAAAAAGAAACCAAACTATCTACGAAAGGAATTAAAAATATTCCATTTCTCGACCTAAAGTCGATTAATCGTCCATTTGAAAAGGAGATTAATAATGCTGTTAGGCAAGTTACGTCGTCTGGGTGGTATATCCTTGGCGAGGAAGCAAAGAAATTTGAAAATGCATTTGCAAAATTTTGTGGTGCAAAACATTGCATTGGCGTAGCCAATGGACTTGACGCACTGGTACTTTTGTTAAAAGCCTCAAACTTTCCACAAGACTCTGAGATTATTGTTCCTGCAAATACTTATATAGCAACAATTTTAGCTATAACTCTCGCAGGTCATAAACCAATTTTGGTCGAGCCAGACCCTCAGACTTTTCTAATTGATGCTCATAAGATTGAAGAAAAAATTAGCAGAAATACAAAAGCCATTCTGGTAGTGCATCTTTATGGTAAGTGTTGTGAGATGGATACCATTTTAAAAGTTGCACAAAGATATGATTTAAAAGTTTTTGAAGATGCAGCTCAAGCCCATGGAGCCATTTATGAAGGAAAGCGTGCTGGTAATCTTGCCGACGGTGCCGGTTTTAGCTTTTATCCAACTAAAAATTTAGGAGCATTAGGTGATGCTGGAGCAATTACAACAAACGATAATTTGTTGGCAGAAAAAATAAGAGCTCTGCGGAATTATGGGTCTGGGAAAAAATATATTTTCGAGTTTCAAGGATTGAATAGTAGACTTGATGAAATACAGGCATCTGTATTAAATGTAAAATTAAATCGTATAGAAGAAGATAATTTTATTCGTCAAAAAATTGCAAATAGATATTTATCCGAAATAAATAATGATAAAGTGATTCTTCCTCCCGCTGATACTTGCAAACTTGATGCTTGGCATTTATTTGTAGTTAGGGTTGATAATAGAGATAATTTTAGGAAATATTTATTAGAGAATGGAATAGGTACTGACATTCATTATCCTATACCACCACATAAACAGTTGGCATATCGAGAATGGAATAATAAGACATTTACCATTACTGAGCAAATTCATGAACAGGTGGTTAGTATTCCACTCAATGTAGTTTTGAGTGAAAATGAAGTAACTTATATTATTGATAAAATTAACAAGTACTAA
- a CDS encoding PD-(D/E)XK nuclease family protein, translating into MSFLNQTAKYIFEKHSLAELKNICVVLPSRRAVFYFKQSLAKFSDIPFIAPEILAIDDFVMQMSGVNQIDAVSLLFELFEIFKKYDPEVKFERFISWAPTLLRDFDTIDLYLVDNPKAIFEYMSEAKVLERWNPAQLNIGKPEITITQTIEKYFKLFENIHHVYNDLQESLKSKDLAYRGMAYRILAESVKKLLVEKKDNAKIFEKYYFIGFNALSASEEKIIETLVKTNRAETLWDADSYFMDSKYNHKAGMLLRAYKNSGRFGKWNWQTDDLLKSKKNIRIIGTENATLQAKIAGHIYAEAIVSNPDVPTVIVLADENLLSPVIYSLNERISDFNITMGLSLKGSMLFTLIDAIFELQQNIAEFKMKDGGTIKIPKFSHRHIFKVLNHPFVRRYEQIKYAVEIQDNPQKTTIFRKTLSEILKKNAVYLSEEEMLELGENEQIFKILFSRWGDNPQKALASFYQLIDELRNVYKESNDAIETEYLYLFLTILHRLEKILFQNRELNLKSFKHFLYELIKQEKIPFSGEPISNLQIMGMLETRCLDFERVIILSVNEGILPSAKHINSLIPFDACIEFQLPVHSDQDAVMSYHFFRLLQRAKEVDILYVIPNGEGLSGGGSEKSRFILQIENELVKENKHINLTYPKILFEKEVENEYIGKIDIFKNDEILDKLSKFIAEKGIYPTSLSTYLKCTLQFYFDKVANISKKEEVDENFGADIFGTWLHNTLEKIDKDFGPIITEEKIDIILTQLEQRLNEAYQEKFGGFVVESGMNYLLKQVAEQLLADFFINQKQTQNLPIEVINAEQLVEVVFEKEILGKIQKIKIAGRIDRIEREGNILKVIDYKTGKVTNKELETPRELSLEEALLEPEKEKLRQLWLYQYLVTKSMNNGKLFIGGKKYENYEVNAKIYSFRNLKEKLEVNLSFESNPETFGFVDKSEEILTNIITDLLNPALNFTQTSDLKVCERCDFRGICGR; encoded by the coding sequence CGAGATTTTGGCAATTGATGATTTTGTCATGCAAATGTCTGGAGTAAATCAGATTGATGCAGTAAGTTTATTATTCGAACTTTTTGAAATTTTTAAGAAGTATGACCCTGAAGTAAAGTTTGAAAGGTTTATTTCGTGGGCACCGACATTACTCCGAGATTTTGATACAATTGACCTTTATTTGGTAGATAACCCCAAGGCTATTTTTGAATATATGAGTGAAGCAAAGGTTCTTGAAAGATGGAACCCTGCTCAACTTAATATTGGTAAACCTGAAATCACCATTACTCAAACAATAGAGAAGTATTTTAAGCTTTTTGAAAATATCCATCATGTTTATAACGATTTACAAGAATCTTTAAAAAGTAAAGATTTGGCTTATCGAGGAATGGCTTATAGAATCTTGGCCGAATCGGTAAAAAAACTTTTAGTTGAGAAAAAAGACAATGCTAAAATCTTTGAAAAGTACTATTTCATTGGTTTTAATGCTTTAAGTGCTTCGGAAGAAAAAATCATAGAAACACTTGTAAAGACCAATCGAGCAGAAACTTTATGGGATGCCGATTCTTACTTTATGGATAGTAAATATAATCATAAAGCAGGGATGTTATTAAGGGCATATAAGAATAGTGGCAGATTTGGGAAGTGGAATTGGCAAACAGATGATTTGCTGAAATCTAAAAAAAATATTAGAATAATCGGTACTGAAAATGCAACATTACAGGCAAAAATTGCTGGTCATATTTATGCCGAGGCCATTGTTTCAAATCCAGATGTGCCAACAGTAATCGTATTAGCAGATGAGAATTTACTAAGTCCTGTGATTTATTCACTAAATGAACGAATCTCTGATTTTAATATTACGATGGGTCTTTCATTGAAAGGCTCGATGTTATTCACTTTAATTGATGCAATTTTTGAACTTCAGCAGAATATTGCTGAGTTTAAAATGAAGGATGGTGGAACGATTAAGATTCCTAAATTTAGTCATCGTCATATTTTTAAGGTTCTTAACCATCCATTTGTTAGAAGGTACGAACAAATAAAGTATGCTGTAGAAATTCAGGATAATCCACAAAAAACTACCATTTTTAGGAAAACACTTTCCGAAATTTTAAAGAAGAATGCCGTTTATTTAAGTGAGGAGGAAATGTTAGAATTGGGTGAAAATGAACAAATTTTTAAAATTCTTTTTTCTCGATGGGGCGATAATCCTCAAAAAGCACTTGCTTCATTTTACCAATTGATTGATGAATTAAGAAATGTTTACAAAGAATCAAATGATGCAATCGAAACGGAATATCTTTATTTATTCTTAACTATTTTACATCGTCTTGAAAAAATACTATTTCAAAATCGAGAATTAAATCTCAAAAGTTTTAAACATTTTCTTTATGAATTAATTAAACAAGAGAAAATTCCTTTTAGCGGAGAGCCGATTTCTAATCTCCAAATTATGGGAATGCTAGAAACTCGCTGTTTAGATTTTGAGCGTGTTATTATTTTATCAGTGAACGAGGGCATTTTGCCTTCAGCTAAACATATCAATTCACTTATTCCTTTCGATGCTTGTATCGAATTTCAGCTTCCAGTTCATTCTGACCAAGATGCCGTGATGTCATATCATTTTTTTAGGCTCTTACAGAGAGCTAAAGAAGTGGATATTCTGTATGTTATTCCTAATGGAGAGGGCTTGAGTGGAGGTGGCTCAGAAAAAAGTAGATTTATTTTGCAGATTGAAAATGAGTTAGTAAAAGAAAACAAGCATATAAATCTGACTTACCCGAAGATTTTATTTGAAAAAGAGGTTGAAAATGAATATATTGGTAAAATTGATATTTTTAAAAATGATGAAATTTTAGATAAATTATCTAAGTTTATTGCTGAAAAAGGTATTTATCCAACATCATTGAGCACTTACTTAAAGTGTACTTTGCAATTCTATTTTGACAAGGTTGCTAATATTTCAAAAAAAGAAGAAGTAGATGAAAATTTTGGGGCAGATATTTTTGGAACATGGTTGCACAATACACTTGAAAAAATTGATAAGGATTTTGGGCCAATAATTACTGAAGAAAAAATAGATATAATCTTAACGCAGTTAGAACAAAGACTTAATGAAGCCTATCAGGAAAAATTTGGTGGATTTGTTGTTGAGTCTGGAATGAATTATCTTTTAAAACAAGTTGCTGAACAATTACTTGCTGATTTTTTTATAAATCAAAAGCAAACTCAGAATTTGCCAATTGAAGTCATAAATGCCGAACAGTTAGTTGAAGTAGTATTTGAAAAAGAGATTTTGGGTAAAATACAAAAAATTAAAATAGCAGGAAGAATAGATAGAATAGAAAGAGAAGGTAATATTCTTAAAGTTATTGATTATAAAACGGGAAAAGTAACGAATAAGGAACTTGAAACCCCACGTGAACTTTCTTTGGAAGAGGCTTTACTTGAGCCCGAAAAAGAAAAATTGCGTCAACTTTGGTTATATCAATATTTGGTTACGAAGTCAATGAATAATGGAAAATTATTTATTGGAGGGAAAAAGTATGAGAATTATGAGGTGAATGCTAAAATTTATTCATTTCGTAATTTAAAAGAAAAATTAGAAGTAAATTTAAGTTTTGAAAGTAACCCTGAAACTTTTGGGTTTGTTGATAAATCCGAAGAAATTTTGACTAATATTATCACTGATTTACTAAATCCTGCTTTGAATTTTACACAAACCTCAGATTTGAAAGTTTGTGAACGTTGTGATTTTAGAGGAATCTGTGGTAGATAA
- the fabG gene encoding 3-oxoacyl-[acyl-carrier-protein] reductase, translated as MTLLQNKVALVTGASRGIGREIAKKFAEQGANVAFTYLSSVEKGQALEAELAAYGVKAKGFRSDASDFAAAEQLVTDVVAEFGTLDILVNNAGITRDTLLMRMSEEQWDEVLRVNLKSVFNLTKAATKPMMRAKSGSIINITSVVGLMGNAGQANYSASKAGILGFTKSVAKELGSRNIRSNALAPGFIETEMTGELNEKALEEWLKNIPLRRAGQGEDVANACVFLASDMSKYITGQTLQVDGGMLM; from the coding sequence ATGACTCTACTACAAAACAAAGTAGCCTTAGTTACAGGTGCCTCACGTGGTATTGGACGTGAGATTGCTAAGAAATTTGCAGAACAAGGAGCAAACGTTGCTTTTACATATTTATCAAGCGTAGAAAAAGGACAAGCCCTTGAAGCTGAACTAGCAGCTTATGGAGTTAAAGCAAAAGGATTTCGTTCGGATGCTTCAGATTTTGCCGCAGCTGAACAGTTAGTGACAGATGTTGTAGCAGAATTTGGGACATTGGATATTTTAGTAAATAATGCGGGAATTACTCGTGATACACTCTTAATGCGAATGTCTGAAGAGCAATGGGACGAAGTATTACGTGTAAACCTAAAGTCAGTATTCAACCTAACAAAGGCTGCTACTAAGCCAATGATGAGAGCTAAAAGTGGTTCAATAATCAATATTACCTCGGTTGTTGGCTTGATGGGAAATGCTGGTCAAGCAAACTATTCTGCTTCTAAAGCAGGTATTTTAGGTTTTACTAAATCGGTAGCCAAGGAGTTAGGTTCAAGAAATATACGTTCAAATGCTTTAGCACCGGGTTTTATTGAAACAGAAATGACTGGAGAGCTTAATGAAAAGGCATTAGAAGAATGGTTAAAAAATATTCCTTTGAGACGTGCCGGACAAGGTGAAGATGTGGCAAATGCCTGCGTTTTTCTTGCCTCTGACATGTCGAAATACATCACTGGACAAACGCTCCAGGTAGATGGAGGAATGTTGATGTAG
- a CDS encoding trans-sulfuration enzyme family protein, giving the protein MNQSFIINQLAEERESYFNAVAPPIIQTSNFAYPTVDEFKFAIENEKEEHIYTRGNNPTVDMLCKKMAALEGAEDCLMVGSGAAAISNAVISQINAGEHIISVRNPYTWANHLMTKILTRFNVETTFVDGTNIENFIKACRPNTKLIYLESPNSWTFELQDLKGIAEFAKSKGIITIIDNSYCTALCQKPLEFGIDLVVYSATKYYNGHSDVVAGAICGSREKISQIFHNEFMTLGNILSPQNAWLMLRSLRTLSIRLKQSSETTLKVIDFLKNSDKIEQLWYPFSNDNPQIELAQRQMKMPMGMFTVSFKEKRVDKIKKFCESLQNFLIAVSWGGHESLIMPKCAFVSADDPQVSMLRFYIGLEEASTLIDDLEKNLAIL; this is encoded by the coding sequence ATGAATCAATCTTTTATAATTAATCAGTTAGCAGAAGAAAGAGAGAGCTACTTCAATGCTGTTGCTCCTCCGATTATACAGACAAGTAACTTTGCTTATCCAACAGTTGATGAATTTAAGTTTGCAATAGAAAATGAAAAAGAAGAACATATTTATACCAGAGGTAATAATCCTACGGTAGACATGTTATGTAAAAAGATGGCTGCTTTAGAGGGAGCTGAAGACTGTCTAATGGTAGGAAGTGGTGCGGCAGCTATTTCGAATGCGGTTATTTCACAGATAAATGCTGGAGAGCATATAATTAGTGTAAGAAATCCATACACTTGGGCAAATCATTTAATGACAAAAATTTTAACTAGATTTAACGTTGAGACGACTTTTGTTGATGGTACAAATATTGAAAACTTTATAAAAGCTTGCAGACCTAATACAAAATTAATCTATCTAGAATCTCCCAACTCATGGACCTTTGAACTGCAAGATTTAAAGGGCATAGCAGAATTTGCAAAAAGTAAGGGTATAATTACAATTATTGATAATAGTTATTGTACTGCACTATGTCAAAAACCATTGGAATTCGGAATTGATTTAGTTGTATATTCTGCAACTAAGTATTACAACGGACATAGTGATGTAGTTGCTGGGGCGATTTGTGGTTCTCGTGAGAAGATTTCGCAAATATTTCATAATGAATTTATGACCTTAGGAAATATTTTATCTCCTCAAAATGCGTGGTTAATGCTACGGAGTTTAAGAACTCTGTCTATTCGCTTAAAACAATCCTCTGAAACAACTCTTAAAGTTATTGATTTTTTAAAAAATTCGGATAAAATTGAGCAATTATGGTATCCTTTTAGTAATGATAATCCACAAATAGAGCTCGCCCAAAGACAAATGAAAATGCCAATGGGGATGTTTACGGTTTCTTTTAAAGAAAAACGCGTTGATAAAATAAAGAAATTTTGTGAATCACTACAAAATTTTCTAATTGCCGTTTCTTGGGGAGGACACGAATCTCTAATTATGCCCAAATGTGCATTTGTTAGTGCCGATGACCCACAAGTAAGCATGCTCCGATTTTATATCGGATTAGAAGAGGCTTCAACTTTAATTGACGATTTAGAGAAAAACTTAGCTATATTATAG
- a CDS encoding sterol desaturase family protein produces the protein MFETIKNLTLEQLVIITSTPLYTVLILSEIIVSNYQHRHYYTIKDTITNLYLMILNGGLDLISRGITWGILAWIYQFHFVEVQNPILYWVLLFVAEDFLYYLLHFVDHYTRFFWASHVTHHSSEQFNLTVGFRSSVFQPLYRFIYFIPLSLLGFKVADMAVMYSITQIYGILVHTSYIPKFRKMPLKILEYVIVTPSQHRVHHASNIEYLDKNMGMCLSIWDRMFGTFQEEIDELPIRYGLTYPLEDRGPVNIVFHAWKDLWNDLKKPSSFMTKLKLLFMPPGWSPDGSTKTSKQLREELVSQKQNKIV, from the coding sequence ATGTTTGAAACAATTAAAAATCTTACTTTAGAGCAGTTGGTTATTATTACTTCAACGCCACTTTACACAGTACTTATTCTGAGTGAAATTATAGTTAGTAATTATCAGCATCGCCACTATTATACCATTAAAGACACTATTACCAACCTTTATTTAATGATTTTAAATGGTGGCCTAGACCTCATTTCTCGAGGAATTACATGGGGTATATTAGCATGGATTTATCAATTTCATTTTGTTGAAGTTCAAAATCCCATACTTTATTGGGTTTTATTATTTGTAGCCGAAGATTTCTTGTATTACTTACTGCATTTTGTTGACCATTATACTAGATTCTTTTGGGCTTCACATGTAACTCATCATTCATCTGAACAGTTTAATCTTACTGTTGGTTTTCGCTCTTCTGTCTTCCAACCACTTTACCGTTTTATCTATTTTATTCCTTTATCTCTACTAGGATTTAAGGTTGCGGATATGGCAGTAATGTATTCTATCACTCAAATTTATGGTATTTTAGTTCATACAAGTTATATTCCAAAATTTCGTAAAATGCCTTTAAAAATATTGGAATACGTAATTGTTACACCGTCTCAGCATCGTGTGCATCATGCTTCTAATATTGAATATTTAGATAAAAATATGGGTATGTGCCTATCTATTTGGGATAGAATGTTTGGTACATTTCAAGAAGAAATTGATGAGTTACCTATTCGTTATGGTCTAACATATCCACTTGAAGATAGAGGTCCTGTCAATATTGTTTTTCATGCTTGGAAAGACTTATGGAATGATTTGAAAAAGCCATCAAGTTTCATGACCAAATTAAAACTATTATTCATGCCACCAGGCTGGTCGCCAGATGGTAGTACTAAAACCAGTAAGCAACTTAGGGAAGAGTTGGTTAGTCAGAAGCAGAACAAAATTGTTTAG
- a CDS encoding glycosyltransferase family 2 protein, which translates to MTKILSVVIPVYKGAKTITRLVETLQLELNKYDFEIILVNDGSPDDSEKVCQLLVEKYTNLKFYSLRKNFGEFNAVMCGLNHVEAKYAVIIDDDFQNPPSEIIKLLDEAQLNQHDVVYSYYAEKKHSLFRNFGSWLVNRLTTSLLKKPKNLYLSSFKLINFEVIQEIIKYKGPYPYIDALIFRVTNNVGKIQVKHNKRMEGESNYTLKRLVTLFMTILFGYSILPVRLILSLGIFLILLSILMLFAYLFHFIPDWGLCIFIFFGGIQLTSLGIIGEYISKAFLSQNNTPQYIEK; encoded by the coding sequence ATGACTAAAATCCTTTCAGTTGTAATTCCAGTTTATAAAGGGGCTAAGACAATTACTAGACTTGTTGAAACCCTTCAGCTTGAACTTAATAAATATGATTTTGAAATTATTTTAGTTAATGATGGTAGTCCTGATGATTCTGAAAAAGTTTGTCAATTACTTGTAGAAAAATATACAAACTTAAAGTTTTATTCTTTGAGAAAAAACTTCGGAGAGTTTAATGCGGTTATGTGTGGGTTAAATCATGTAGAGGCAAAATACGCAGTTATCATTGATGATGATTTCCAAAACCCACCTTCTGAAATTATTAAACTATTAGATGAAGCTCAACTGAATCAACACGATGTGGTTTATAGTTACTATGCTGAAAAAAAACATAGTTTATTTAGAAATTTTGGTAGCTGGTTGGTCAATCGTTTAACCACATCTTTATTGAAAAAACCTAAAAACTTATATTTATCAAGCTTTAAACTTATTAATTTTGAAGTAATACAAGAGATAATCAAGTATAAAGGACCGTACCCATATATTGATGCGTTGATATTTAGGGTAACTAATAATGTAGGAAAAATTCAGGTAAAACACAATAAAAGGATGGAGGGCGAGTCAAACTATACACTTAAAAGGTTGGTTACGCTTTTTATGACAATTTTATTTGGCTATTCTATTTTACCAGTTCGATTAATTCTTTCATTGGGGATATTTCTAATTCTCTTATCCATTTTGATGTTGTTTGCCTACCTTTTTCACTTTATTCCTGATTGGGGATTATGTATATTTATATTCTTTGGTGGTATTCAACTGACTTCCTTGGGTATCATTGGGGAATACATTTCAAAGGCATTCTTATCTCAAAATAATACACCACAATATATTGAAAAGTAG
- a CDS encoding 4a-hydroxytetrahydrobiopterin dehydratase, translating to MSLLFKNSMWEEQDNRLKRTFKFRDFSEAFAFMTRVAFLAEQQNHHPNWSNVWNVVQIELTTHDEANTVTEKDRKLAKSIDGLLN from the coding sequence ATATCACTTTTATTTAAAAATTCTATGTGGGAAGAACAAGATAACCGACTTAAGCGTACGTTCAAATTCAGGGATTTCTCTGAAGCTTTTGCGTTCATGACTCGTGTCGCCTTTTTAGCAGAACAGCAAAATCATCATCCAAATTGGTCAAATGTATGGAATGTAGTTCAAATTGAACTTACAACACATGATGAAGCAAATACAGTTACTGAAAAAGATAGAAAGTTAGCCAAAAGTATTGACGGACTTTTAAATTAA